GCGATCGGCACCGTCGGGTTTATCGGTGCGCTGGGCATCCTCATCGGCCTCACCTTCGCGGCGAGCCCACGGCTGATCTTCCGCAAGCGCGGGCGTCGGCTGGCGTGGCGCAACCTGTGGTTCCAGGCGCACCGGGTCGGGGTCAAGAGCATCGGCGTCGTGGCGCTGGTGACGTTCTCGATCGGCGTGATCCTCGCGCTGCAGATCGTGCCGATCCTGGAGGGGTATGGTGTGCCCGACCAGATCGCGACGATCATCGCGATCGCGTTTTTCCGCGAGCTTGGGCCGCTGGTCGGGGCGATCGTGCTGACGGGCTTTGCCGGGGCATCCATCGCGGCGGAGATCGGGACGATGGCGGTCAACGAAGAGCTCAAGGCCCTGCGGTCGCACGCGCTGAGCCCGGTGCGGTTTCTCGTGGTGCCGCGTGTGTTGGCGTCGATGGTGATGACGGTGTGCCTGGCGGTGCTGTCGAGCATCATGGGCGTCTTGGGCGCGCTGTGCGCGACGCTGATGATCACCGACCTACGGGCGGATGCGTATATGGAGCTGACGTACAACGCGGTCGACGCGTTCGATGTCTCGACGGGGCTGGTCAAGGCGGCGGTGTTCGGGATGCTGATCGGCGCGATGGCCTGCCACCTCGGGCTGGGCGTGCGCGGCGGGGCGTCGGGTGTGGGCAGCGCGACGACGCGCACCGTCGTGCTCAGCATCGTCGCGCTGACGGTGGTGGACCTGGCGTTTACGGCTGTGTTTTACCTGTTGGGGCTTTGACCGATGCCACCCACCGACGACAACATCATCGAGGTCCGCGACGTGACGAAGAAGTTCGGCGACACCGCGGTGCTGCGCGATCTGTCGCTCGATGTCAAGCGCGGCGAACGCCTCGTCATCCTCGGCGGGTCGGGCGCGGGCAAGTCGACGCTGCTCAACATGCTCGCGGCCGAGACCCAGCCGACGCAGGGCACGGTCACTGTCGACGGCAAAGACATCGGCTGCATGAGCCAGAAAGACCTGGACGAGTACCGCAAGACGATGGGTGTGCTGTTCCAGAGCGGCGCGCTGTTCAACTCGCTCACGATCGCCGAGAACATCGGGCTCCCGATGCAGGAGCACACCGACCTCGAGCAGAGCACCATCGACACGATCGTCACGATGAAGCTCCACCTCGTCGGGCTGCTGGGCCACGGCGACAAGATGCCCTCCGAGCTCTCGGGCGGGATGAAGAAGCGCGCGGGGCTTGGCCGGGCGCTCGCGCTGGACCCGAAGATTATTTTCTACGACGAGCCCAGCGCCGGGCTCGACCCCGTCTCGGTCGCCGAGGTCGACAAGCTCATGATCGACCTCAACGAGACGACCGGCGTCACGACCGTCGTCATCACGCACGAGATGACCAGCGCGTTCCGCATCGCGCACCGGCTGGTGCTCATGGACCAGGGCAAGTTCGTCGCGGCCGGGACGCCCGACGAGATGAAAGAGAGCGACAACCCGCTGGTGC
The sequence above is a segment of the Phycisphaeraceae bacterium D3-23 genome. Coding sequences within it:
- a CDS encoding ABC transporter permease, which produces MGALTRPIAKLGDAAIGTVGFIGALGILIGLTFAASPRLIFRKRGRRLAWRNLWFQAHRVGVKSIGVVALVTFSIGVILALQIVPILEGYGVPDQIATIIAIAFFRELGPLVGAIVLTGFAGASIAAEIGTMAVNEELKALRSHALSPVRFLVVPRVLASMVMTVCLAVLSSIMGVLGALCATLMITDLRADAYMELTYNAVDAFDVSTGLVKAAVFGMLIGAMACHLGLGVRGGASGVGSATTRTVVLSIVALTVVDLAFTAVFYLLGL
- a CDS encoding ATP-binding cassette domain-containing protein — protein: MPPTDDNIIEVRDVTKKFGDTAVLRDLSLDVKRGERLVILGGSGAGKSTLLNMLAAETQPTQGTVTVDGKDIGCMSQKDLDEYRKTMGVLFQSGALFNSLTIAENIGLPMQEHTDLEQSTIDTIVTMKLHLVGLLGHGDKMPSELSGGMKKRAGLGRALALDPKIIFYDEPSAGLDPVSVAEVDKLMIDLNETTGVTTVVITHEMTSAFRIAHRLVLMDQGKFVAAGTPDEMKESDNPLVHQFVHGKLEGPMTDRKDEGAYRRALLEEAR